From the Fusobacterium ulcerans ATCC 49185 genome, the window TTTTTCATTTGTATTAGTAGTTAACTTTTTAGCCAGAACATCCTCTTCTTCAATATCCAGCTTTTCATATGGAACTACACCTAATACTTTTATATTCAGCCCTTCATCTTTTAATTTCTTTTCAAACATACCTATACCTGGTTTTAAAAGTTCCAGATCACCTCTGAATTTATTTATTATAACCCCTTTTATTCTTTTTCTGTCATTTTCATCAAGTAAGGCAATGGTTCCATACAGTGAAGCAAAGACTCCACCAGTTTCAATATTTCCAACTAAAATAACAGGAGCATCTACGAGTTCAGCCATTCCCATATTTACCAGATCCCATTTTCTAAGATTAATTTCAGCTGGGCTTCCTCCACCCTCTAACACTCCAATATCAAAATTATTTTCTATTATATCATAATTTCTTTTTGCTATAACTTTCAATTCTTTAGAATTTGAAAAATAATCTACAGCATTCATATTTGTATTTGGGATTCCTTCAATAATAATTTGGGAATTATTATCTGAGTTTGGTTTTAAAAGTATGGGATTCATAAAAACTCTTGGAAGTTCCATAGCAGCTTCAGCCTGTACTACCTGAGCTCTTCCCATTTCTAATCCGTCTATATCTACAAATGAGTTGAGAGCCATATTTTGAGATTTAAAAGGAGAAACTCTGTATCCATCTTGAGCAAATATTCTGCATAATCCAGCAGTTATAATGCTCTTTCCAACAGATGAACCAGTTCCTTGTATCATAATTTTTTTATGCATAATACACCTCTATTATTATTTTCTTTCAATTAGATGGTATCATAGTTTTGTGTATAATTTCAACAGCTAAAAAATATATGAATAGGAAATAAAACTTTTAATATTTGAATGTAATTCTAAAGAGATTGACAAAAATGTCTAAAAATTATATCATAAAGTTGATAAACAAACAGAGAAATAAAAATAAGGTGCTTATTTAAGCTTAATAGAGGAAGATGGGTGTGAACCCCACACAGCGAAAGCTACTGTATAGAGGACGAAATCACGTGTGCCACTGGGAAACTGGGAAGGTGTGAAAGTAGAAAGATTCTGAGTCAGGAGACTTACCAATAGATAAAAGTATATTTTGATATATTTATCCAGTAAGGTAGGCAGACTATTTTATTGGATTTTTTATTTGGAGGTTTTTGATGAGGAAAATTCTTAA encodes:
- a CDS encoding cobyric acid synthase codes for the protein MHKKIMIQGTGSSVGKSIITAGLCRIFAQDGYRVSPFKSQNMALNSFVDIDGLEMGRAQVVQAEAAMELPRVFMNPILLKPNSDNNSQIIIEGIPNTNMNAVDYFSNSKELKVIAKRNYDIIENNFDIGVLEGGGSPAEINLRKWDLVNMGMAELVDAPVILVGNIETGGVFASLYGTIALLDENDRKRIKGVIINKFRGDLELLKPGIGMFEKKLKDEGLNIKVLGVVPYEKLDIEEEDVLAKKLTTNTNEKRDINISVIRTNKMSNYTDFDALSQYPDVALNYVYRPEQLGDEDIIILPGSKNTLSDLELLKANGIFDKIKKLYSAGTTVIGICGGFQMMGKEIFDPHHIESDIEKTEGFGIMDTVTTMEKMKYTKQVEKTLSDSKCGLLADCEGLHIKGYEIHQGITHGSEKNLTLESDYTVLAKNNAFGTYIHGIFDNSKFTRTFLNNIRKKKGLNPLNELFEFSEFKENEYDKLADLLRNNLDIDAIYNILK